One Anas platyrhynchos isolate ZD024472 breed Pekin duck chromosome 2, IASCAAS_PekinDuck_T2T, whole genome shotgun sequence DNA segment encodes these proteins:
- the JMJD4 gene encoding 2-oxoglutarate and iron-dependent oxygenase JMJD4: MDRATFACSTAFFRDYSSSSQSSFCLPAGHVDFIDKVESFTYSDFFRDYLIPNHPCVFSAKFTDGWGSRRNWVTWDGKPDFDYLLQKFGDAIVPVANCDVKEYNSNPKEQLPFKEYINYWKEYIKNDYRSSRGCLYLKDWHLSRAFPEQDVYTTPVYFSSDWLNEYWDAIAVDDYRFVYMGPKGSWTPFHADVFRSYSWSANICGRKKWLLYPPGQEDYLKDRHGNLPFDVTAPGLQDKSVYPRYNQSQPPVEIVQEAGEIVFIPSGWHHQVYNLEDTISINHNWVNGCNVAIMWCFLQDELAAVQREINEWKDPMDDWHLQCQLIMKSCTGIDYKEFYNFLKVIAENRISILENGLDDEASAKNTPKAAISTLGMLHAVFDLKRTVKVLTSLSANEDFKKLDLTSLSPPPEALLHHLKAAIDTALL, from the exons ATGGACAGGGCGACATTTGCCTGCTCCACCGCCTTTTTCCGTGACTACAGCAGCTCGTCtcagagctcattctgcctcCCCGCGGGACACGTTGACTTTATTGATAAAGTAGAATCCTTCACGTACTCAGACTTCTTCCGCGATTACCTGATTCCCAACCATCCCTGTGTTTTCTCAGCAAAATTCACCGAtggctggggcagcaggagaaaCTGGGTTACGTGGGATGGAAAGCCTGATTTTGATTACCTGCTGCAGAAGTTTG GAGACGCTATAGTACCTGTTGCCAACTGTGATGTCAAGGAGTACAATTCGAACCCAAAGGAGCAGCTTCCCTTCAAGGAGTACATAAATTACTGGAAAGAGTACATTAAAAATGACTACCGCTCATCCCGAGGGTGCCTTTACCTGAAGGACTGGCACCTGAGCAG AGCTTTCCCAGAGCAAGATGTTTATACAACACCCGTGTATTTCTCATCCGACTGGCTGAATGAGTACTGGGATGCTATAGCTGTGGATGACTACCGGTTTGTCTACATGGGACCTAAAGGTTCATG GACTCCGTTCCACGCTGATGTCTTCCGTTCCTATAGCTGGTCAGCCAATATATGCGGGAGGAAGAAATGGCTGCTCTACCCACCAGGTCAGGAGGACTACCTGAAAGATCGCCATGGCAACTTGCCCTTTGATGTCACTGCGCCTGGTCTTCAGGACAAGAGTGTTTACCCTCGCTACAACCAAAGCCAACCCCCTGTAGAAATCGTGCAGGAAGCAGGGGAGATAGTCTTCATCCCCAGTGGATGGCACCATCAAGTTTACAACCTG GAGGATACCATCTCCATTAACCACAACTGGGTGAACGGCTGCAACGTAGCTATAATGTGGTGCTTCCTGCAGGATGAATTAGCAGCTGTCCAGCGGGAAATCAATGAGTGGAAGGACCCTATGGATGATTGGCACTTACAATGTCAG CTGATCATGAAATCTTGTACGGGTATAGACTACAAGGAGTTCTACAACTTCCTCAAAGTTATTGCAGAGAACAGGATTTCTATCTTGGAAAATGGCCTGGATGATGAAGCTTCAGCAAAAAACACTCCAAAAGCTGCCATTTCCACCTTGGGCATGCTCCATGCAGTGTTTGATTTAAAGAGGACTGTGAAGGTGTTAACATCATTGAGTGCTAATGAAGATTTCAAGAAACTAGACCTGACATCACTTTCTCCACCTCCGGAGGCACTGCTCCACCACTTGAAAGCAGCAATAGATACAGCGCTACTCTAA
- the SNAP47 gene encoding synaptosomal-associated protein 47 isoform X2 — MDGSVQIAAPVTLPESSVSTDRVSPGFESVALVEEALNGELMNEDINIHSWPCSYYLDTNKQWVSGRLSLTPVAIKFTADKTGELLVNFHLSSISEIKKESSNLIFSSLTILEKNTKHWFSSLQPSRNVVFNILEHFWREQLLSSQGAAGAEAAALQTTKGKELTGLLTGSQKRLEDTAKVLHYQGEQFDNIMRGLNKIEGDMDVADRLLTELESPSWWPFSSKLWKAPLEAKPKETATVSDSKNQEGIIIRIPVIITHRTDSNVKPGKLTLFTSGLEISDCNAQVIHRFESKDVDDIKVHTPYEISVRQRFIGKPDTSYRLLSAKMPEAIPVLEMQFSKKIQFLEDALGFVGARKSPQVDLGTSIWQAATGLLGGVVQPSSPAGGREGTDNDQVQLQKHEKVSQEEAKELKQLDALNSLQL; from the exons ATGGACGGTTCTGTACAGATAGCAGCTCCCGTGACGCTGCCCGAGAGTTCTGTGTCTACAGATAGAG TTTCTCCTGGCTTTGAAAGCGTTGCTCTCGTGGAGGAGGCTCTGAACGGCGAGCTGATGAACGAAGACATAAATATCCACAGCTGGCCTTGTTCCTACTACTTGGACACCAACAAACAATGGGTCTCTGGCAGGCTCTCGCTGACTCCTGTCGCGATCAAATTTACAGCTGACAAGACCGGGGAGCTCTTGGTCAACTTCCACCTTTCCAGCATCAGCGAGATCAAGAAGGAGTCTTCAAATTTAATCTTCAGCTCTCTGACCATCCTGGAGAAGAACACCAAGCACTGGTTCagttccctgcagcccagcaggaaTGTGGTGTTCAACATCCTCGAGCACTTCTGGAGGGAGCAGTTGCTGTCCAGCCAAGGTGCTGCgggggcagaagcagcagctttgcagacaacgaaggggaaggagctgacGGGGTTATTGACGGGGTCGCAGAAACGGCTGGAGGACACCGCCAAAGTGCTGCATTACCAGGGCGAGCAGTTCGATAACATCATGAGGGGGCTCAACAAGATCGAAGGGGATATGGATGTGGCAGACAG GTTGTTGACGGAGCTCGAGTCTCCTTCTTGGTGGCCATTTAGCAGCAAGCTCTGGAAAGCACCGTTGGAAGCCAAGCCAAAGGAAACTGCCACAGTTTCCGATTCGAAGAACCAGGAAGGAATCATAATTAGAATTCCAGTTATTATCACCCACAGAACAGACTCGAATGTCAAGCCAGGAAAACTCACGCTCTTCACTTCTGGCCTGGAAATCAGTGACTGCAACGCTCAGGTCATTCACCGGTTTGAGTCAAAGGACGTGGACGATATCAAAGTTCACACGCCGTACGAAATCAGCGTCCGTCAGAGGTTTATTGGGAAGCCTGACACCTCGTACAGGCTCCTCTCAGCCAAGATGCCAGAAGCGATCCCCGTCTTGGAGATGCAGTTCAGCAAGAAGATACAGTTTTTGGAGGATGCCCTAGGATTTGTCGGTGCCAGGAAGTCTCCTCAGGTAGATTTGGGCACCTCCATTTGGCAAGCAG CCACGGGACTCCTGGGAGGAGTGGTGCAGCCCAGCTCgccggcgggaggcagagaaggGACGGACAACGACCAGGTTCAGCTGCAGAAACACGAGAAGGTTTCCCAGGAAGAGGCGAAAGAGCTTAAACAG